From a single Zygotorulaspora mrakii chromosome 2, complete sequence genomic region:
- the RVS161 gene encoding amphiphysin-like protein RVS161 (similar to Saccharomyces cerevisiae RVS161 (YCR009C); ancestral locus Anc_1.424): MSWEGFKKAINRAGQSVIIKEVDKTIDKEYDIEERRYKVLQRAGDALQKDAKGFLDSLRAVTASQVTVAEVISNLYDDSKYVSAGGYNVGNYYLQCVQDFDSETVKQLDGPFREAVLDPVSKFSAYFKEIDEAVKKREHKKRDYDAAKAKVRRLVDKPAKDASKLPRAEKELALAKDIFDNLNDQLKQELPQLIALRVPYFDPSFEALVKIQLRFCTDGYTRLAQIQQYLDQQSRDDYANGLLDDKINDLLHQMQSLDICALGFK, encoded by the coding sequence ATGAGTTGGGAAGGCTTTAAAAAGGCCATCAATAGAGCTGGCCAAAGTGTTATTATTAAAGAGGTCGACAAGACAATCGACAAAGAATATGATATTGAAGAGCGTCGTTATAAAGTGTTACAAAGAGCTGGAGATGCTTTGCAAAAAGACGCTAAGGGATTCTTGGACTCCTTAAGAGCAGTCACAGCTTCACAAGTTACTGTTGCTGAAGTTATATCCAATTTGTATGATGATTCCAAATATGTGAGTGCTGGAGGTTATAATGTTGGTAATTATTATTTGCAATGTGTTCAAGATTTCGACTCTGAAACTGTAAAGCAATTGGATGGTCCATTTAGAGAAGCAGTTCTAGATCCAGTTTCCAAATTCTCCGCgtatttcaaagagatcGATGAAGCtgtgaagaaaagagaacacAAGAAACGAGATTACGATGCGGCAAAGGCAAAAGTTCGTAGACTGGTGGACAAGCCCGCAAAGGATGCGTCGAAACTGCCCAGAGCAGAAAAAGAGCTTGCGCTGGCAAAAGacatttttgataatttgaaCGACCAGTTGAAACAAGAATTACCCCAATTGATCGCTCTAAGAGTTCCATATTTCGACCCAAGTTTTGAAGCGCTTgtgaaaattcaattaagGTTTTGTACCGATGGATACACTAGATTGGCTCAAATCCAGCAATATCTAGACCAGCAATCGAGAGATGATTACGCAAATGGTCTTTTGGATGATAAAATTAATGATCTTTTACATCAAATGCAAAGTTTAGATATATGCGCCTTGGGTTTCAAATGA
- the RPC34 gene encoding DNA-directed RNA polymerase III subunit C34 (similar to Saccharomyces cerevisiae RPC34 (YNR003C); ancestral locus Anc_1.426) has translation MNSLLETSIELSDTAKELHLKMVRGGPGVMFTQIELQGFIGVSSLGDLMLIIQELLDKNLIKLVKQNNELKFQAVGIDEAQKKSTMSAEESLVYSYIEASGREGIWTKTIKAKTNLHQHVVLKCLKSLESQRYVKSVKSVKFPTRKIYMLYNLQPSIDVTGGPWFTDSELDVEFINSLLTIVWRFVSEKTFPDGFKNFSGSNIEKLYSPDVKNYSTTQDILDFIIGAQVANVELTTTNIRSLCDVLVYDDKLEKVHHDCYKVTLQSVLQMTQTASKDAEFCIFDYYNSIAPSQNDKDAVYFDEWPL, from the coding sequence ATGAACAGCCTTTTGGAGACCTCGATTGAGCTCTCTGATACAGCTAAGGAACTCCATCTGAAAATGGTACGAGGAGGACCGGGGGTAATGTTCACACAGATTGAATTGCAGGGATTCATTGGAGTGTCATCTCTAGGTGACCTGATGCTTATCATACAAGAATTGCTGGATAAGAACTTGATCAAGCTTGTCAAACAGAACAACGAGCTCAAATTCCAAGCAGTGGGTATCGATGAAGCACAGAAAAAATCCACAATGTCTGCAGAGGAATCGCTGGTCTACTCATACATCGAGGCCAGCGGCAGGGAAGGTATATGGACCAAGACTATCAAGGCCAAGACAAACCTACATCAGCACGTTGTGCTCAAATGCTTGAAGAGTCTTGAATCACAGCGGTACGTTAAAAGTGTCAAAAGTGTCAAGTTTCCCACAAGAAAAATCTACATGCTCTACAATCTACAACCATCCATCGATGTCACAGGTGGACCATGGTTCACGGACAGTGAACTAGATGTCGAATTCATCAACAGTCTGTTGACAATCGTCTGGCGTTTTGTGTCCGAAAAGACCTTCCCGGACggtttcaaaaattttagtGGCAGCAACATCGAGAAGCTGTACTCCCCCGATGTCAAAAACTACTCCACAACCCAAGACATACTTGATTTCATCATAGGCGCTCAGGTTGCGAATGTTGAGTTGACAACGACTAATATACGGTCTCTATGCGATGTACTGGTGTACGATGACAAACTGGAAAAAGTCCATCATGACTGCTACAAGGTTACCTTACAGAGCGTTTTGCAAATGACTCAAACTGCGTCAAAGGACGCAGAGTTCTGTATCTTCGATTATTACAATTCAATCGCACCTTCACAGAACGACAAAGACGCCGTGTATTTTGACGAATGGCCACTGTAG